The following coding sequences are from one Eleginops maclovinus isolate JMC-PN-2008 ecotype Puerto Natales chromosome 11, JC_Emac_rtc_rv5, whole genome shotgun sequence window:
- the LOC134872676 gene encoding APC membrane recruitment protein 1-like, producing the protein MASREVDELPSDTKELVPASAEISQCGPDDITEEPQLETMNTTVKSQKSGKFRRTAQTFFGVRKNFCILPSFFGGRSKNPSKWSSKKAINKSRTHDGLSDLSHDDNLRSGYNSAADLLYHDPRGSTGELHSSCQNECSHLGADQKTLTLTRQKRGFRSLFQSFRYHRNHRNAGSDKPEMIAMSSPRCKKEVPVVQDNTKQFVTECLESEPDVPDFADVSCDMSIGAECIDADEMPSEKGGEQDSPKSEVDGGTCDNVMEEISLMAVVSCELKESSRGHSEPCLKLETMSEPLLKSQTPAGSSDQLNLIYGDVASLKSFDSLTGCGDIIADQEDDSITESTVSGERSRSGGKRASCYLTYQGGGEEMASPEDLDEECLQDFWGNNASEEMCYTCNQEITDLTADLSSSHNMDLLNSSSAQQASGMDASSIADVLTPQSEHQESVPTSDEGYYDSTTPGPDDRQENSDRLRAERLPRDSYSGDALYELFAPDESLISPHYENKSKLPGSKQYLSEPVNVTDSAFVPEMNRLQISGQLYEVHGFLEKPSTCSKSSESAQKAMGRQEIGMNKNCNLNSKPQTSVNKSNTEPNVCEEKGNMSSASTEKNLKSINTECEKRHSSVSFGSTSDPDFETFCEPKEQHLEENKPVALPYKNISSQSAVDINDSDDGQTVCFSQALVDYTKHSQMLSNLRNDVDDLETNSAFTSNMQALPTIVTFDVVDMHNEGEYDEQIHMELEEDISSPYQDFEESYLQKDAFAECDYQMLDMYEQNLISNTWAIASLPRHLGLTRVSQSMPNALSLDRRSRSLDRESLELKMPDTYRENRAAIVASPQIETDSSTYYKKNVLVSASEDRDSSSIMALSWQTRSEMALSLPLTDGGFNEQVQSLSQTQVKRKIMSSSSSSDCPNIKTQLCSKVSVNSQNNRQQHLPSQADSCLPHSTFLYSGMMDGESDDVDEDVFCKAATHLHSYKKCGKSRPVASREAVSHTGSLLNTGGLNDDMTVLSETRTPRDVAGNKLPEATYN; encoded by the coding sequence ATGGCTTCTCGTGAGGTAGATGAGCTACCAAGTGACACCAAGGAGTTGGTTCCTGCCTCTGCAGAGATTTCCCAATGTGGCCCCGATGACATCACGGAAGAGCCTCAGCTGGAAACTATGAATACTACGGTGAAATCTCAAAAATCTGGAAAATTTAGGAGAACTGCCCAGACATTTTTTGGAGTTCGTAAAaatttttgtattttacctAGTTTCTTTGGAGGAAGGAGTAAAAATCCTTCTAAGTGGTCTTCTAAGAAAGCAATCAATAAAAGCAGAACACATGATGGGCTGAGTGATCTTAGTCATGATGACAATCTGAGAAGTGGGTACAACTCAGCTGCAGATTTATTGTACCACGACCCGAGGGGCTCTACTGGAGAGCTCCACAGTAGTTGTCAAAATGAATGTAGTCACCTCGGTGCTGACCAGAAGACACTTACTCTCACTCGTCAGAAAAGGGGTTTCAGGAGTCTTTTTCAAAGTTTTAGATATCACAGAAACCACAGAAATGCTGGATCTGATAAACCTGAAATGATTGCTATGTCCTCTCCTCGCTGCAAGAAAGAGGTGCCTGTTGTCCAGGACAACACCAAGCAGTTTGTCACTGAGTGCCTGGAGTCTGAACCTGATGTGCCTGATTTCGCAGATGTTTCATGTGACATGTCCATTGGCGCTGAATGTATTGACGCTGATGAGATGCCGTCAGAGAAGGGTGGGGAGCAAGACAGCCCCAAGTCCGAGGTTGACGGTGGGACATGTGATAATGTAATGGAGGAAATTAGTTTGATGGCTGTAGTTTCCTGTGAATTGAAGGAAAGTTCTCGAGGACACAGCGAGCCTTGTCTGAAACTCGAGACGATGTCCGAGCCGTTGCTGAAGTCCCAAACACCTGCCGGCTCGTCAGATCAACTAAACCTCATTTATGGAGATGTGGCATCATTAAAAAGCTTTGATTCCCTCACTGGCTGTGGGGACATTATCGCAGATCAAGAAGACGACAGCATCACAGAGAGCACCGTGTCTGGAGAGAGGAGTAGAAGTGGAGGAAAACGTGCCTCTTGCTATCTTACTTATCAGGGTGGCGGCGAAGAAATGGCCTCACCTGAAGATTTGGATGAAGAGTGTCTTCAGGATTTCTGGGGAAATAACGCATCAGAGGAAATGTGCTATACTTGCAACCAAGAAATCACAGATTTGACTGCTGACCTGTCAAGTTCTCACAATATGGACTTACTGAACAGTAGCAGTGCACAGCAAGCCAGTGGCATGGATGCTTCTTCAATCGCTGATGTGTTGACTCCTCAAAGCGAGCATCAGGAATCAGTACCAACTAGTGATGAGGGCTACTATGATTCAACCACTCCCGGGCCAGATGACAGACAGGAAAACTCCGACAGACTTAGGGCAGAGAGATTACCCAGGGACAGTTATAGCGGCGATGCCCTTTATGAACTTTTTGCACCTGATGAGAGTCTCATCAGTCCACattatgaaaacaaatcaaagctgCCCGGGTCAAAACAGTATTTAAGTGAGCCGGTCAATGTGACAGATTCTGCCTTTGTTCCAGAGATGAACCGATTACAAATAAGTGGCCAACTCTATGAAGTTCATGGTTTTCTGGAGAAGCCAAGCACATGCAGCAAATCCTCAGAGTCGGCACAAAAGGCGATGGGTCGGCAGGAAATTGGCATGAACAAAAACTGTAATTTGAATTCAAAACCACAAACATCAGTCAATAAGAGTAATACAGAGCCCaatgtgtgtgaggagaaaGGAAATATGTCTTCTGCTTCCactgaaaaaaatctaaaatctaTAAACACTGAGTGTGAGAAACGACACAGCAGCGTTTCATTCGGCAGCACGTCCGACCCAGATTTTGAAACATTCTGTGAACCCAAAGAGCAGCATCTTGAGGAAAACAAGCCTGTGGCTTTGCCGTATAAAAACATCAGTTCTCAATCTGCAGTAGATATCAACGACTCGGATGATGGGCAAACTGTCTGTTTCTCTCAAGCTCTTGTGGACTACACAAAGCACTCTCAGATGCTGAGTAACTTGCGCAACGATGTGGATGATTTAGAGACAAACTCCGCCTTCACTTCAAATATGCAGGCCTTACCTACCATAGTCACATTCGATGTAGTGGATATGCACAATGAGGGTGAATACGACGAGCAGATCCACATGGAACTGGAGGAGGACATTTCATCGCCCTATCAGGATTTTGAAGAGAGCTACCTACAAAAGGATGCATTTGCCGAATGTGACTATCAAATGTTAGACATGTATGAACAGAACCTGATCAGTAACACGTGGGCAATTGCTAGTCTCCCAAGGCACCTTGGCCTTACAAGAGTCAGTCAGTCCATGCCTAATGCATTGTCTCTAGACAGGAGAAGTAGGTCTCTGGACAGAGAGAGCCTTGAGTTGAAGATGCCCGACACATACAGAGAGAACAGAGCTGCTATCGTTGCTTCTCCTCAAATTGAAACAGACTCCTCAACATATTACAAGAAGAATGTACTCGTGTCTGCATCTGAAGATAGAGACAGTAGCAGCATTATGGCCTTATCTTGGCAAACTAGATCAGAAATGGCTTTAAGCCTTCCTCTGACAGACGGGGGATTCAATGAACAAGTACAGAGTCTCAGTCAAACCCAAGTCAAACGCAAAATAATGTCTAGTTCATCCAGCAGCGACTGTCCCAACATTAAAACGCAACTTTGCTCTAAGGTGTCAGTAAATTCACAGAACAACAGGCAGCAGCACCTTCCCTCGCAGGCAGATTCTTGTTTACCTCACAGCACCTTTCTTTATTCTGGAATGATGGATGGTGAATCAGACGATGTAGATGAGGATGTTTTTTGCAAAGCTGCCACTCATTTACATTCCTATAAAAAGTGTGGGAAAAGCAGACCAGTGGCTAGCAGGGAAGCAGTTTCTCATACTGGCAGTCTTCTGAACACAGGGGGTCTTAATGATGATATGACTGTCCTCAGTGAAACAAGAACACCTAGGGATGTGGCCGGCAACAAACTCCCAGAGGCAACCTATAATTGA